The Silene latifolia isolate original U9 population chromosome X, ASM4854445v1, whole genome shotgun sequence genome contains the following window.
TGTAGGGTTAAGTTTTCAAATTCCCTGAGATAGGCTTCTACAGAGTCATCCCCTTGTTTTAGGTTAGTAAGTTTCAGAAATAAGTCTTGGGTGTAGTCAGTAGTAATAAACTTAGTTTTCattttgtttttgagtttatcCCAGGATTTGATAGGttcttccccccccccccccccttaatCTCTGGTTTTTCATGCCTTCATACCAGAGTGAAGCATAGCCCTTTAGTTTTAGAATAGCTACCTTAAACTTCTTTGAATCATTGTATCCTTTGAACTCAAAGATTCTTTCCATGGACCTAAGCCATTCTAGGAAGTCATCTGGGTTCAGACTACCATTAAACTCAAGAAAATCTATTTCAATGGAGTTGTCATGTTTACCTGATCTAGGCCTTACTGGTATTGCTTCAATAGAGTCAGAGTTTTCTTCTGTTGCCCGATCCTGAACCAGCCTGTTGACAGCAGTTGATATGGTTTCCATACTACCAGCTAATCTCCTGACAGTGTCTTCTAGGAGGTTTAATCTCTCATTATCCATTTGTGcttgcctttttttttttgatttttttgagggGTTGAAAAAAAGGTGGTGTATTTATAGGGTGTTTTAGCCAaggctctgataaccaatttggagcATATAATAAATGACTTAAGCTTGGAAACATATTTGCAGTAAACAAGCCATAAACTTTATGGAAAATCAGACTAAAGTAGGTTCCTTTTTGGTGAAAGTTTTGAACAATTTTCAAAGAAAGATGCAGCAATGCCAGGCTCACAATGAAACAAGGACTGATAGTGACATTCACAAGAGTAACAAATAAAAGACTAAGGTAAAATGCTGCCAACACAGGTCAGCCAAAGGATTCAGTCCCACACAGGTAACTGGTCCTTGTATCCACACAGGAAAATAAGATGCAGAAATGCAGGTTCTTGTTTTATCAAAAGCTGCCCTCATTCCAGGGATGGTTAAAGATTTTATAGTCCTCAAATGGCAAGTGTTTGTAAGGTTTTAGAACAGAAAAGAACAAACCAAATTAAAACATTACAGGTAGGAATGCAAAGAGTCATGAAATGGACAAAATAACAGCTACAAATAGTACTCCTCCTCATGTGCTCCTGTTGGGTGATATTTGTGTTGATGTGGACGTCAGCAGTAGGAAGGTTCCTAGGCAAGGTTGTAGTGGCCACCTCCCTTAGGCTAGATGGACCATGGTCAGGCCCCATGGTGTCAGACCTTgaccaataaattgcacccattCCCTTTGTGCAGGTGTATGTGCCTGGTTGTTTAGGATTGTGTCTGTGGTGGGATTTGAACCCAGAGCTCCTGCTCCAATCCCCTCTCCTTGAAAGTGTATTTCATCTGTTGGTTCTTCTCCATGAACCTCATCTCCATAGTAGGGAGATAGATCCCCAATGTTGAATGTTCCCTCTACCACATCACTCCCAGGCAGAAGGAGCTTATAAGCATTATCTCCCATTTTCTGACTGATCTCAAAGGGTCCTTCTGCCCTAGGCATGAGTTTGTTTTTCCTCTTGGCTGGAAATCGTTCCTTCCTCAGATGGAGCCACACCAGGTCACCAACCTGAAATGATTTTCTTGGTCTGGCTTGCAGTGCTCTCTTTTGATACCTTTCATTTATTTTTTTGAATCTGTTGCTGTAATAGTTTTTGGAGCTTGGTGATGGATCCTACCCTAGCTTGGGCATCAAAATTATACTCTTCAGTGGGTATCTTGGCCAGATCAAGGGGCatgtgtgggttcattccatagACTACCTCAAATGGGGACAGTCCAGTTGCTGCAGTAGAAGCCCTGTTGTAAGCAAACTGAGCTTGAGCCAGCTTGAGGTCCTAGTCTTTCAGAGATTTGCTCACAATGCTCCTGAGGATCTGAGTTAAGGTTTTGTTGGTGActtcagtctgcccatctgtctgGGGGTGGTATGTTGTACTGAAAAGTAGCTTGGTTTTGAGCATCTTCCAGAGTGCGTTCCAAATGTAGCTTAGGAATTTCACATCCCTGTCAGAGACCATGGACCTAGGAACACCATGTAGCTTACAATATCCCTGAAGTATAAGTCAGCTACACTCATGACATTCTCTGTGTTTTTGCAAGGTACAAAGTGTGCCATCTTGCTAAACCTTTCTACCACCACCATGATGGAATTCTTACTTCTTTGTGTCCTACGCAAGGCCACAATGAAGTCAAGGCTCACATCATCCCACGGTTTACTAGGAATAGGTAGGGGCATGTATGAACCAGGCCTGAATTGACTCTTGGACCTCTGGCAATGGccactgataccgtcgtttagtaccaaaattaaatttataattccaaactaaaactatagctagtgatagtaagggtcgaaccacagagagacaaggttgattttgtttgctatttttcagtctataaaagtaataATTAATTGGGCgttttgaaattggttgactAACTGgctaattactaaaatgaatattcttaacaagataaaaagaggatcgtgaacttcggttcaccatggcaaataacAGGTCAGTCAGGCAGCAGAggtcttataatacggtctcagggaagatAAGCCagtctttcgatcaaagctcaaataacctcacggtctaataactccctagaatttatcaaagctttcactcaagagaaattctaaatccaacgataaatcaaattaccaatctttcaatctagcaaagcAATCTATCAGAAGacaacaagaccaatacggaaggactcatgctacacaacaatcctaatttaataccatggctcaccttattcccaatcaaaggaattacctacgcataatcataactacactaattgcgaaattaataataaagaacaaatttgacatgatggaatctaactagaacaaaggagagaaattcaattgctgaaattaattgatgaaacaaaaatcaaaataacaaggaaaaataagaaagaggaagaattgcataaaaagcTTACTAATCAAATTTCAAGGACAAAGTATTCGAATCCaaggtttccgtctcaagctagatctgaaaactaagttttttccagaatgaaaagcataacctaaaagttgctgcgttctactgataaaaagatacccaaagttaattacaagttgggcttttaaaagtctaacacggagaAATAATTATCAGCTCGaaatcaggtcgatcgactggtcagcacggtcgatcgactgaaaacgcgGAACAGTAGCATCTGATgagctccagtggtcgatcgactgtaaagcttagtcgatcgaccgaaaatgctgtgcagtggctccttgttgcttccaatcaactcttcactccttgcacgcatcccaaggtaaGTGAATGCGACTCTCCTTCTTCTTGGcttccttgaacttgcttccggaggacgaatttggcttgatttagcctacttccacgcattcctacaataaatcatagaaaatgcaaagtaaaccgtttcggaagaaatagcagccttaagctaccaattatgcatagaaatacatgccaaaaccacagataaagtgtatagaatatgcacgtatcaaatctccccaaaccaaaccttgcttgtccccaagcaagcactatgacccgtataaaaaactaaatggaaaggagtacATCTCAGAGCcaactacaagtcaatgccaaaccgtttaatgcacatagtcaactgctgcaaagcttaaatcaagtgaacaaatttatgcatatcatagaattaagtcgggcgttcgaccttgcaagactcatacaatcggactctcccggatcactctcctctcagcaaagcaaatggtaagataaTATGTAAGAGAGAGGGAAGAAAAGTatagtctctcacctagactgcgaccgacaaaacatgcatgcttgactagcatgaataatgattctatttaccgtacatacgcataaccaccgtcaaggactatcacatgccgaactattgcaaaatttggatatgtgaggctaagtgggaaataaggggcaaaacaattatggaagagtgaaggtaagagccaagctagtacctaatgaACCATTAGAACCCGTATCCCGTTCTTCCAACTCAACAAAAAGACCATGCCTTTATTGACTAGGCAACACAAAAATCCAAACAAACGCCTCCAAATCATGAGGTAAGCACATGAGGCGTGCTTTTATTTCAGCCAAGACCTTATTATTTTCAAGactccctttttttttcttctttcattttcatttattttttcaaattctgaactggtggtcgatcgaccaatgatggcagtcgatcgaccaccctgcacaCTCCAGAGCATTCTGCCCAGGTAAACAactcatccttttttttttttttttttttttcattttctgaatccctttttttttctgttttcagGCTGAATTGATTCATTCATTTCTCAAAAATACCCGCTCCAACATTACAAGAGCGAACCAAAACAACTTAAATcaacaaattcctctactacttcctagcttggcacaatggtaggctgagtatgggatgtagttgagggcaactggcaattttggcttatagtggagttaatggggtaaaatgagaaaggggaggatgcaatagttctctaaacatgcaataccgaccacaaaccaatgcgtataggcaataagcaatcaaaactcatacacgtgcaaaacatgaaatgaagggagtaactactctcaatcctaaattaaccggtcataaatgtcaccagttgtaggctctatatctcagaaagtataagtagtttgccaaaagtaatgagtcaagtctaattgcccTAAATggaattccataacaaaatttgaaagatcacttttaattcttgctaagcagctatgaaaaggcaaggaatggcatatttgactaatagagcaaaatcatcattaataactccaatccgactcaactatatgcaaaagtaaacgtgatattttttgtttttatgaattttttcaattttttcttggttttttttttgaatggatgaaaaataaaaacaaatgcaaacagaaatgcactaaacatgtgactgaaatgcaataaagacaaatgcagatgcaaaacaaaaggcatatgcaaataccttccccaaaccaaaacgcacaatgtccccattgtgctcagcagcaaatcaccagcagaaaaacgggagaataaaagcataaaaaagtaaaaggaagcgaaaagagaaaggaaaataaCTCACAAAaaaacgacctccccaaaccagccaaaaacggggaggtcaccagcatctaatctccaccGTCGTAGTCAGAGTCACTGTCCTCTCCGGACCCCGAgtcactctcctcctcctcagcagcagcagcgggAGTGGCCCTCCTGGAACCGGATGCACAAGCAGTAGTAGTGGGAGGCGGTCtcctggcaggctgagggtaACCGCCCGCTGGAGGGACAAAGTAAGAAGGGTGAGCCCAGTCACCCTGTGGAAGCATCCCCCCACGAGCTAGCTCCTCGTAGACCGGGTACAGGGATATGGCCGTATCCGGCTGTCTTTGGTTGAAACTCTGCCACAGTCACCCAaaacacgtgacattgccctctggtccatgaccggagggacaactAAAGGGGTAGGTGGTAGAAAAGTGGATGTACCAGCAGGAGGGGTGGCATTGGAGGTAGGGGGTGCCTGTGacactactacaatttaaggctTTAAGAACGCCACTTAAAGAACGGTTGATAGCAGAACCGGTCTCTTTCTTATTTTTAGGTTGGCGCGCATATAGAATTTCATTAGAGAACGGTTGGTTGTTTTGACCGTGCTTTTATTTTAACAAAGAGAACGGTTCTAGTTGACCAACCGTCCTAATTTAACAAATAGACCGGTTAACAATCTCCACCGTTCTCTTAACTATTCTCTTAAATAAACAAATAGACCGGTTAACAATCTCCACCGTTCTCTTTTCAATCCCTAATTAGACTACGATTGACTACCGTTTACACTTCTATCTCATTCAAACGCTACAATCATCACTTTTGCCCTAGCGATCATTGGTTTTGCCCTAGCACAGTTTGATTGTCGTTGGTTACCCTTGGATGTCGCTGGTTACCCTTGGTTGTCGCTGGTCGCTTCTACTCCGTCCACCACCTGGTTGTACACGCCCTTCATCGTTGGCGTTCGTTCTGCTGGTAAGACCCTAATTAACTTCACTTTATATTGTACTCCTACATAATTGTGGCAAGCCGTGATTGATTTTATGTTTTATTGAAGCAACCGTGATTGATTTTATGTTTTATTGAAGCAAGTCGTGATTGATTGAAGCAAGTCGTGATTGATTTTATTGAAACAATAAGAATAAACATTTTCTGAGTTTATTTAAATCTTGTTATTTGATATTCAATTTATAAATCTTGTTGTTGAGGATTGTTTGATTGGATTGCTTAAGTTTGGCAGTAGTTTGGCTTAGAATTGTTGAGTTTCTGGGTTCTCTTCAACTCGTGCCTTGTTCCTCCTCATCCAAATCATATAGTATAATCTTGCTTGATTGGATTGCTTAAATCTTGTTGTTGAGGATTGCTTGATTGGATTGCTTAAGCTGAGATGATGTTTCTTTTAATCTTGCTCCTGCCACCACCTCTTCTAACCCAACTCATTAGATTTCCATAGCACTGAAAACCAGAGTGCCTTGCAATAGATCAATACAGTAATTAACAACTGAATCTGCAAGTGAAAAACAGAGTGCCTTGTAACATTCGACAAAGATGAAAACCAGAGTGCCTTGTCCCTCCTCATCCAAATCATATAGTTCCAGATTCTCAGTAGGCTTATGCACATCTTTTGTTTCCTGAACTCATGCTCCTCTGAAGCAGAATCTGCTATCTATAGGAAGAAATAATGAATGGAGACAGGATAGGAACAACCCATTCATGTAAATAGTCGGTAAATGTTTATCAGCTGGATAAGATAATCATGTAATGAGTAAGTTATGGTTTTAAATATTGGTTTATGCTTATATGTAAAACTGCTTTATAAATACTATGTACGTTGTCAAACTTAACACGGTCTATTTATTTTAATACATTTACTGAATTTGATGAATTGCTAATTTCTTAATGCAGGTTTATTAATGGGTCCACAAAGGCGTAAACGAGctaagaagaataaaaataatgatGATGGTGAGACAGGCAAGAAGAGGAAGAGAAGGTGTAAGGAGAGAGGTCAAACAGTGTTGGACTTAGTGTCAAAAGCTGTGAAGGAGAAACAACCAATTGAATTGGAGTGGGATAAAGAAGACAGATTGCCTACAGGAACATACGCTGGGAAGTTTAGTAGCTGGATTGGCGTTACTGCTCGGAGGCATGTTAGTTGCACAGTAGAATCGTGggacgatgttgatgatgtcacGAGGGAAGAAATTTTGGATAGTATCACGGTGAGGCAAAAAAATACATACTTCATTGTTGGTGCAGGtcgcctcttttttttttttcgttaatTGCTTCTTCTTTGTTCGTGTTTGGCCAAACTTTCTAAAAAATTGTATTTATCAATTTTACCAGTACAGGCACTGATTGCAATTAAAGTCGTACGTACTTGGATGTGTAGGGCGCTTTCACCGTAACTGTATTCTAAAAAACAGTATTTATCAGTTAAAATAAATACCAGTACAGGCACTGTGCCTTCTTAACTTCTGTTGTGAGTTTGATGTGTAGGGCGCTTTCACCGTCATCGAAGACCGTTATGATTGGTGTCTTCAGAAGGCCGGGAATTTATGGAGAAAGTGGAAATGCACCTTAGTCCGTGAGTGGCTATACGACGAGACGGGAGCAATAAAGAGGACACCACCAGAATTGTATGACCATATAACACCAGATGAATGGCGTGAGTTTGTGACGTCCCACACTACTGCTGCATTTAAGGTAATATTCACTTATTAGTGCAAAGTACCAGTAGTTACACGCTTCTTTTGCCCTCCCGAAGAATGTCAAAATATTAAAAGATGCATTTTAAGGAGGTCAATGCTAGTTAAGTTGCTAGGTGGTACCTTAGGTTCTTAAACTGAATGTGCAAGGTCATTGTAGGTGACAAAGTGAGCTCGAGAATGCATTGAGCTAGGCTCTACATCCCCGACAAGACTTTTGCCACTTTTTCCGAGAGCTTTGAAATGCACTCTTAATTCAAAGTGAAATAGGGCTTTCACGCCAAAGCTAAGGTTTCCAATGTTGAGAATTTAGATCATAGAAAAGAGAATTACGCTCCGTCCTCCTAGTGTCGTGTAAACCAGCTAATATACTTCTTCTAACTTTGTTGGTGCGTGTAGTTGGAACTAGTAAGAGGATGTTTAGTAATAGATTACTGACATACAACTGATACAAGTGTAATTTTTGATATTTCATAGTAGAAACGGATATGTATCCAGGAATATGAATTAAACCAGTATGACCAGAGTCTCCAAAGGTGTTGCCATGTCGGTGCTctgatttaatttgttttactgcATGTTTGGCTTAAAAGTAATGAAGCGGACAACCATTTCAAGGTTTTGGTTTTAGTTATAGAATTGTTTAGCACTCATACTATTCTAGATGATTACtttatattaaatcaaatatatagGATCTAATGCTCTACTGAACTAAAGAAAAGCACTGGAGACATttctacaatatatatatataactataCTTTTGTAAAATGTCAGGAAATAAGTGCAAAAAACAAGATGAATGCTTCTATGAAGAAGACAAGGTTCTATGGCTCTCGAGCAGGTTACCGTGGGATTGCAATTAAAGTCGTAAGTACTTGGATAAGTCGAGTCTGATTTAGAGTCTTAACATGACTTGTCAGTTTTCTTGTTGACTTAAAAAGTCTAAAATACCAATTTCATCACAGTAAtaatcataattttttttttatagaagAAAGACTTTGCCGCTAAAGGACACATATTGGAGAAAGTTGACCGACACTTAACTTTGCTAAAGGGTCAGACGCCTAATAACGGAAATCTGACCGAATATGATAAGGAAGTCGCTTTGAAAATTGTAAGTTCTTCAATTTTTATATGAATCATTATTTATTTCTAGGAATCTTATTCTTATAAAAAAGGGGGATAGCTGCGTGACACAACATTCGGTGTCCGCCCTTGGTTGACGTCATTATTTACTAAAAAACCATTGATCGACTTCCGCCTTCCTCCTTCATTATTTGATTTTTAGCATATTTCGTATGTTTTTAGTTTTGGTAGCTTAATGAAGTTGTTTGACTCGAGTTCGTAATTTTCCGGttgagtcatttgtttacatttgattaagatatgctcacaaagaataaaaatagGTAAGCAAATAATCGAGACGGAGTTAGTACATCAGTAGGTGATTGACTTATTATGAGTCTGAACTTGAATATGATTTTTTGGACGAATGTACAGCTGAATAGTTGCTGAAATTGTCTAAATTTTGTGTTTTGGGTTCAGTTAATTTAAGTAAGAGGGATGTTGGCTATTGATTAAACTGCTAGAATTAAACTTATATTTGCACCTTATCACGAAGGGTATACATAAACTTTCCCTTTTTTCAACCTTGCTTCTATTTATTTATTCGTGGCTAATTACTTGAAGATATTATCATGGTTCCCTTGTTTTAATCGTAGTGATCATTGGATGTTGGGTACGATTAGTCCATCTGATAGTACTGTGTATTGGTGTGATCCTGCTGGATATATGGAGCCTCGACAGTTTTT
Protein-coding sequences here:
- the LOC141618232 gene encoding uncharacterized protein LOC141618232 — its product is MTGGTTKGVGGRKVDVPAGGVALEVGGASIIGFALAQFDCRWLPLDVAGYPWLSLVASTPSTTWLYTPFIVGVRSAGLLMGPQRRKRAKKNKNNDDGETGKKRKRRCKERGQTVLDLVSKAVKEKQPIELEWDKEDRLPTGTYAGKFSSWIGVTARRHVSCTVESWDDVDDVTREEILDSITGAFTVIEDRYDWCLQKAGNLWRKWKCTLVREWLYDETGAIKRTPPELYDHITPDEWREFVTSHTTAAFKEISAKNKMNASMKKTRFYGSRAGYRGIAIKVKKDFAAKGHILEKVDRHLTLLKGQTPNNGNLTEYDKEVALKICPRQPVGSVLCGYYVCRYMLDLIKARYVNITPNFMLTAPPSYAVEQIDEVRNIWAEFTLNFKP